In Ipomoea triloba cultivar NCNSP0323 chromosome 7, ASM357664v1, a single genomic region encodes these proteins:
- the LOC116024953 gene encoding chitinase 6-like yields MKNSISKNYVLSIFLLGAFTITASPCYASPNAVSGIVTGAFFDGIAGKASPSCEAKGFYTRAAFLKAAESYPEFGTVGSADVAKREIAAFFAHVTHETIQMCYINEINGTTRDYCDETNTEYPCTAGKMYYGRGPIQLSWNFNYGPAGKSIGFDGLNDPDVVARDSVISFKTALWYWMKYCHSLIISGQGFGATIRAINGQIECDGGSPSSVSNRVEYFKEYCRQFGIQPGDHLSC; encoded by the exons ATGAAGAATTCTATTAGCAAAAATTACGTTCTCTCAATTTTCCTTTTGGGAGCCTTCACTATCACTGCCTCGCCGTGTTACGCATCCCCTAATGCGGTTTCCGGGATCGTCACCGGCGCGTTCTTCGACGGAATCGCCGGGAAGGCCTCGCCGAGCTGCGAGGCGAAAGGATTCTACACGCGAGCCGCGTTTCTGAAAGCAGCCGAGTCGTATCCCGAGTTCGGAACGGTCGGCTCAGCTGATGTCGCCAAGCGGGAGATCGCTGCTTTCTTCGCCCACGTCACCCATGAAACTATCC AAATGTGTTACATAAACGAGATAAACGGCACCACCAGAGACTACTGCGACGAAACCAACACAGAGTACCCCTGCACCGCCGGCAAGATGTACTACGGCCGGGGACCCATCCAACTATCCTGGAACTTCAACTACGGACCCGCCGGAAAAAGCATAGGATTCGACGGCCTAAACGATCCCGACGTCGTCGCTAGAGATAGTGTTATATCCTTCAAGACAGCCCTGTGGTATTGGATGAAGTATTGCCATTCCCTCATCATCTCCGGCCAAGGTTTCGGCGCCACCATTCGAGCCATCAACGGCCAAATCGAGTGCGACGGCGGCAGCCCTAGCTCAGTTAGCAATAGGGTTGAGTATTTTAAGGAGTATTGCCGTCAATTTGGTATTCAGCCTGGGGATCATCTCAGCTGCTAG